Proteins from one Hemibagrus wyckioides isolate EC202008001 linkage group LG16, SWU_Hwy_1.0, whole genome shotgun sequence genomic window:
- the LOC131366923 gene encoding L antigen family member 3-like, whose amino-acid sequence MASWVGDSIFDNQFELTIEVPFPSQREVSIALQSLSPDHEPRTGGTIKSLSASANALSVKWNAVKARSLRVSVSSFLDHLALVMETMDTFGQPDLQ is encoded by the exons atggcGTCCTGGGTTGGCGATAGCATCTTTGATAACCAGTTCGAATT AACTATAGAAGTTCCATTTCCTTCACAGAGGGAGGTGTCCATTGCACTCCAGTCCTTGTCCCCTGATCATGAACCACGGACAGGTGGAACCATAAAAAGTCTGAGTGCATCAGCAAATGCACTATCTGT AAAATGGAATGCTGTAAAGGCTCGCAGTCTTCGTGTATCAGTAAGCTCATTTTTAGATCACTTGGCACTTGTAATGGAAACTATGGATACATTTGGACAACCAGATCTACAGTGA
- the zcchc9 gene encoding zinc finger CCHC domain-containing protein 9, whose translation MTRWAKNVHKHKSMNAASWRQLSAGIAGRPNSSGSFSQDDASHPDRKRANKNRDDVNGFMEYMEHKRQPLPNGRRGMAAEEKDVRDVLAIALKKNKRRENRRIKRQNATKSNMVCFNCRKPGHGLADCPKADDEEMGRGICFRCGSTEHDIQRCRAKIDPAMGDYPYAKCFICGKTGHLSKSCPDNPKGLYAAGGCCRICGSVEHFQKDCPDHQTASKAITVGRLSNKISADHEDISVPVTQVSLKRAKVVVY comes from the exons atgacacgCTGGGCGAAAAATGTCCATAAACACAAATCAATGAATGCTGCATCATGGAGACAACTAAGTGCAGGCATAGCAGGTAGACCGAACTCTTCAGGAAGCTTTTCGCAAGATGATGCATCACACCCTGATAGAAAAAGAGCTAACAAAAACAGAGATGATGTGAATGGGTTCATGGAATATATGGAACACAAAAGGCAACCATTACCTAATGGACGACGAGGAATGGCTGCAGAGGAGAAGGACGTAAGAGACGTACTAGCCATtgctctaaaaaaaaacaaaagaagagaaaatcgGAGGATAAAGAGACAGAATGCTACAAAGAGCAACATG GTGTGCTTTAACTGTAGGAAGCCTGGACATGGATTGGCTGACTGCCCAAAAGCTGATGATGAGGAAATGGGTAGAGGGATCTGCTTTCGCTGTGGCTCTACAGAACATGACATCCAGAGGTGCAGAGCTAAAATAGACCCTGCTATGG GTGATTATCCTTATGCCAAATGCTTCATTTGTGGAAAGACTGGTCACCTGTCCAAATCTTGCCCAGATAATCCAAAAGGCCTTTATGCTGCAG GTGGCTGTTGTCGAATTTGTGGCTCGGTAGAACACTTTCAGAAGGACTGCCCTGACCATCAAACTGCAT CAAAAGCCATCACAGTTGGTCGCCTGTCCAACAAAATCAGTGCTGATCATGAGGACATCAGTGTTCCCGTGACACAAGTGTCACTAAAGAGAGCCAAGGTTGTGGTGTACTAA